One Hevea brasiliensis isolate MT/VB/25A 57/8 chromosome 5, ASM3005281v1, whole genome shotgun sequence genomic region harbors:
- the LOC110660335 gene encoding 50S ribosomal protein 5, chloroplastic produces the protein MQISIKKNKRSKKESKMSLLLFSNPLPSFSPLSSSSCSSSIILTAAPVSRLHFKPIDLHPKSLNRFQFQIPILRSKWDVVLVNASSDIDGMDPTDNSEPSTESKEEIIPVDKLPLESKLQERMEQKMKMKLAKKIRLRRKRLLRKRRMRKKGRWPPSRMKKLKNV, from the exons ATGCAGATAAGCATAAAAAAAAACAAGCGTTCGAAAAAAGAAAGCAAAATGTCTCTGCTGCTCTTCTCTAATCCTCTCCCCTCTTTTTCCCCTCTTTCTTCGTCATCATGTTCATCTTCCATCATCCTCACAGCTGCTCCTG tatcTAGGTTGCATTTCAAACCCATTGATCTGCACCCAAAATCTTTGAATAGATTTCAATTTCAGATTCCTATTCTCCGAAGCAAATGGGATGTAGTGCTTGTGAATGCTTCTTCTGACATTGATGGAATGGATCCAACAGACAATAGCGAGCCCTCTACAGAAAGCAAAGAGGAGATTATTCCAGTTGACAAGCTACCATTAGAGTCGAAGCTTCAGGAGAGGATGGAACagaagatgaagatgaaactGGCCAAGAAGATTAGGCTTCGTAGAAAGAGGCTTCTTCGGAAAAGGAGAATGAGAAAGAAGGGTAGATGGCCTCCCTCCAGGATGAAGAAGTTAAAGAACGTCTGA